The following are from one region of the Mannheimia granulomatis genome:
- the rsxD gene encoding electron transport complex subunit RsxD — translation MFKMVSSPHTHSSNLTANFMLWVIAMMLPAFGVQLYYFGFGVLIQTLLAISLAIVIEIIIAKLRKKKTAFYLSDLSGILTAMILAMSIPPYAPYWVVLIGVIVALLLAKHSYGGLGQNLFNPAMVGYALLLVSFPVQMTSWMVPTHLLSEPPMFADAISLIFKGVSTDGFSAYQLVNSVDGITQATPLDSMKSSGHKLGFEAVMASPIFSGLFATGWFQLNIAFLFGGLVLIYKRIIHWQIPVSMLAVFLLLSLVTELFSNNLYLHPLSHLFSGAMMFGAFFIATDPVTASITPRGKLIFGSLVGLLVYLIRYYGNYPDAIAFSVLLANICVPLIDHYTQPRLYGTKLDRR, via the coding sequence ATGTTTAAAATGGTCAGTTCCCCCCATACGCATTCAAGTAATCTGACAGCAAATTTTATGTTGTGGGTAATTGCGATGATGCTACCTGCTTTTGGGGTTCAGCTTTATTATTTTGGGTTTGGGGTTCTCATTCAAACGCTGTTAGCGATTAGTCTTGCAATAGTGATTGAAATCATTATTGCAAAATTACGCAAAAAAAAGACCGCTTTCTATTTATCGGATTTATCCGGCATTTTAACAGCGATGATTTTAGCGATGTCAATTCCACCTTATGCTCCTTACTGGGTCGTTTTGATTGGGGTAATAGTCGCATTATTATTGGCAAAACATAGCTATGGTGGTTTAGGGCAGAATTTGTTTAATCCTGCAATGGTAGGATACGCTTTATTATTGGTTTCTTTTCCTGTTCAAATGACATCTTGGATGGTGCCAACTCATTTGCTCAGTGAACCACCAATGTTTGCAGATGCAATATCGCTTATTTTTAAAGGAGTAAGCACTGATGGCTTTAGTGCATATCAGCTAGTAAATAGTGTAGATGGTATTACTCAAGCAACGCCTTTAGATAGTATGAAAAGCAGTGGTCATAAATTAGGTTTTGAGGCTGTGATGGCAAGCCCGATTTTTAGTGGCTTATTTGCAACAGGTTGGTTTCAGCTGAATATTGCCTTTTTATTTGGTGGTTTGGTTCTAATTTATAAGCGGATTATTCATTGGCAAATTCCGGTTTCAATGCTGGCAGTATTTTTACTGTTGAGTTTGGTAACGGAGCTGTTTTCTAATAACTTATACTTGCATCCTCTAAGTCATTTGTTTAGTGGTGCGATGATGTTCGGTGCATTTTTTATTGCAACAGATCCTGTTACCGCATCTATTACCCCACGTGGTAAATTAATTTTTGGTAGTTTGGTTGGATTGCTGGTTTACCTTATCCGCTATTATGGTAATTACCCTGACGCGATAGCGTTTTCGGTCTTGTTGGCCAATATTTGCGTACCGTTAATCGACCATTACACGCAGCCGAGACTATACGGCACAAAATTGGATAGACGATAA
- the gpt gene encoding xanthine phosphoribosyltransferase encodes MSEKYTNEKYVVTWDMFHMHARKLAENLLPASQWKGIIAVSRGGLFPAAVLARELGIRHVETVCIASYDHDKQGELKVLHAAQTDGEGFIVVDDLVDTGNTAKEIRRMYPKARFVTVFAKPHGAPLVDDYVIDIPQETWIEQPWDLGITFVPPLARK; translated from the coding sequence ATGAGTGAAAAATACACAAATGAAAAATATGTGGTAACTTGGGATATGTTTCATATGCATGCCCGTAAGTTAGCGGAGAATTTATTACCTGCTTCCCAATGGAAAGGGATTATTGCAGTAAGCCGTGGCGGTTTGTTCCCTGCTGCTGTTTTAGCTCGTGAATTGGGTATTCGCCACGTAGAGACAGTTTGTATTGCAAGTTATGATCACGACAAGCAAGGTGAGCTAAAAGTATTGCATGCGGCCCAAACTGATGGTGAAGGTTTTATTGTGGTAGATGATTTAGTGGACACCGGCAACACAGCAAAAGAAATTCGTAGAATGTATCCGAAAGCTCGTTTTGTAACAGTCTTTGCTAAACCACATGGTGCTCCGCTTGTTGATGATTATGTGATTGATATTCCTCAAGAAACTTGGATTGAGCAACCTTGGGATTTAGGTATTACCTTTGTTCCACCGCTTGCTCGCAAGTAA
- a CDS encoding electron transport complex subunit E: protein METDNQIPVLNVEAGPKQASVWKNLFTEGVWKNNGALVQLLGLCPLLAVSNSVTNALGLGLATLFVLICTNTTISLFRKITPHDIRIPIYVMVIATVVTAVQLLMNAFAFPVYQSLGIFIPLIVTNCIVIGRAEAYASKNEVKLSAFDGFAMGLGMTLSLLVLGALRELIGNGTLFDGLDLLLGDWAKALRIDVLHIDSGLLLAILPPGAFIGLGVILAVKNIIDKK, encoded by the coding sequence ATGGAAACAGATAATCAAATTCCTGTGCTGAATGTTGAAGCTGGGCCTAAACAAGCTTCGGTATGGAAAAACCTATTTACTGAAGGTGTTTGGAAAAATAACGGGGCGTTAGTCCAATTACTCGGGCTTTGCCCGCTACTTGCAGTTTCAAATAGTGTAACCAATGCGTTAGGTTTGGGGCTTGCAACACTGTTTGTGTTGATTTGCACAAATACGACTATTTCACTATTTCGTAAAATTACACCACATGATATTCGGATCCCGATTTATGTTATGGTGATTGCAACAGTGGTAACCGCGGTGCAATTGCTAATGAATGCTTTTGCGTTTCCTGTGTATCAATCATTAGGGATTTTTATTCCGCTGATTGTTACTAATTGTATTGTGATTGGTAGAGCAGAGGCTTATGCTTCAAAAAATGAGGTTAAACTCTCTGCTTTTGATGGCTTTGCAATGGGACTGGGAATGACATTAAGTTTGCTTGTTCTAGGTGCATTGCGCGAGCTAATCGGCAACGGAACTTTATTTGACGGATTAGATTTATTACTGGGTGATTGGGCAAAAGCACTCCGCATAGATGTGCTGCATATTGATTCCGGATTATTATTGGCTATTTTACCACCGGGAGCTTTTATTGGGCTTGGGGTGATTTTGGCGGTGAAGAATATTATTGATAAAAAATAG
- a CDS encoding trimeric intracellular cation channel family protein has protein sequence MLSSLIPEFPWSFLFVQDLIGTIVFAISGAIAARQHKMDIFGMFVLAFVTGVGGGTLRDMMIGSMPVFWMKQPIYVLMITLAVVITAIFRNQISRKSWQTGLLVFDAIGLGVFTVIGVQKGLDFGLHPLICIALGAVTGCFGGVIRDILRNEVPIVLQKEVYVTASLIGGVIFVMANSLGLESDWVYLTTVATVIIIRLLAIRFNLNLPKV, from the coding sequence ATGCTCAGTAGTCTAATCCCCGAATTTCCTTGGTCGTTTTTATTCGTGCAGGATTTAATTGGTACTATTGTGTTTGCTATTTCTGGGGCGATTGCTGCCCGCCAGCATAAAATGGATATTTTCGGCATGTTTGTGCTGGCATTTGTAACCGGTGTTGGCGGTGGTACATTGCGGGATATGATGATTGGTTCCATGCCCGTATTTTGGATGAAACAGCCTATTTATGTGCTGATGATTACGTTGGCGGTGGTGATTACTGCGATTTTCCGCAATCAAATTTCCCGCAAAAGCTGGCAAACAGGCTTGTTAGTATTTGATGCGATTGGGCTGGGCGTTTTTACTGTCATTGGTGTGCAAAAGGGGTTGGATTTCGGCTTACACCCGCTGATTTGTATCGCTCTTGGTGCGGTAACAGGCTGTTTCGGTGGTGTAATTCGCGATATTTTACGCAATGAGGTGCCGATTGTGCTACAAAAAGAAGTATATGTGACGGCAAGTTTGATTGGCGGTGTGATTTTTGTAATGGCCAACTCATTGGGGCTGGAAAGCGATTGGGTTTATTTAACAACGGTTGCCACCGTAATTATTATTCGCTTACTGGCAATCCGCTTTAATTTGAATTTGCCGAAGGTATAA
- a CDS encoding aminoacyl-histidine dipeptidase has protein sequence MSEISTLAPNLLWQWFDKICSIPHPSYHEDELAEFIVNWAKSKNLFVERDEAGNVLIRKPATAGMENRQTIALQAHLDMVPQANADTVHDFKKDPIQPYIDGEWVKAKGTTLGADNGIGLASCMAVLESTDLAHPTLEVLLTMTEEAGMEGAIGLRPNWLTADAMINTDTEENGEIYIGCAGGEDVNVSLPVNLESNQQDAALTITLKGLKGGHSGCDIHTTRANAIKVFTRILAEAQLVAEFQIADIQGGSVRNAIPREAHATIVLSAKNKENLTACLTDTAAQLKSQLKFAEPNFTLFIEEAATPAQAFDTASTQRLIHFLNVLPNGVVRNSDVVENVVETSLSIGILKTENNEVKATILARSLIEGGKADVRSKINSLVALVGANVEFKGSYPGWEPNPDSKITPLTKTIYDEILGYEAEIKVIHAGLECGLIKKIYPDMDFVSIGPTILNAHSPDEKVHIPAVENYWALLTKVLAQTPEK, from the coding sequence ATGTCTGAAATTTCAACTCTCGCCCCTAACCTGCTCTGGCAATGGTTTGATAAAATCTGCTCTATTCCGCATCCGTCCTATCATGAAGATGAATTGGCTGAATTTATTGTTAACTGGGCAAAATCAAAAAATTTATTTGTAGAACGCGATGAAGCCGGCAATGTACTGATTCGTAAGCCAGCAACCGCGGGAATGGAAAACCGCCAAACCATTGCATTACAGGCTCATTTAGATATGGTGCCTCAAGCGAATGCTGACACTGTTCATGACTTCAAAAAAGATCCGATTCAACCTTATATTGATGGCGAATGGGTAAAAGCCAAAGGTACAACGCTCGGTGCTGATAACGGCATTGGTTTAGCCTCTTGTATGGCAGTGTTGGAAAGCACAGATTTAGCTCACCCAACCCTTGAAGTGTTGCTCACTATGACTGAAGAGGCGGGAATGGAAGGGGCGATTGGTTTACGTCCGAATTGGCTTACAGCTGATGCAATGATCAACACCGACACCGAAGAAAACGGTGAAATCTATATTGGTTGTGCCGGTGGCGAGGATGTGAATGTAAGCTTACCGGTTAATTTAGAATCTAACCAACAAGACGCTGCACTGACCATTACCCTAAAAGGCTTAAAAGGCGGGCATTCCGGCTGTGATATTCACACCACTCGTGCAAATGCAATTAAAGTTTTCACTCGCATTTTGGCTGAAGCACAATTAGTTGCAGAATTCCAAATTGCCGATATTCAAGGCGGTTCGGTACGTAATGCTATTCCGCGTGAAGCTCACGCAACCATTGTGTTATCTGCAAAAAATAAGGAAAATTTGACCGCTTGTTTAACTGATACTGCAGCTCAATTAAAATCGCAACTCAAATTTGCTGAGCCAAATTTCACCTTATTCATTGAAGAAGCTGCAACACCGGCTCAAGCGTTCGATACAGCAAGCACCCAGCGTTTAATTCATTTCCTAAACGTGTTACCAAATGGCGTGGTGCGTAACAGTGATGTGGTAGAAAATGTGGTGGAAACCTCATTAAGTATTGGCATTCTTAAAACAGAAAATAATGAAGTGAAAGCCACCATTCTTGCTCGCTCACTAATTGAGGGAGGAAAAGCAGATGTTAGGAGCAAAATCAACTCATTAGTTGCCTTAGTTGGGGCAAATGTTGAATTTAAAGGAAGCTACCCGGGCTGGGAACCAAATCCGGATTCAAAAATTACCCCATTAACTAAGACAATTTATGACGAGATTTTAGGCTATGAAGCTGAAATTAAGGTAATTCACGCAGGGCTTGAGTGCGGTCTAATCAAGAAAATCTATCCGGATATGGATTTTGTCTCAATTGGACCAACTATCCTCAATGCTCATTCACCGGATGAAAAAGTGCATATTCCGGCAGTGGAAAATTATTGGGCACTTTTAACAAAAGTCTTGGCTCAAACGCCTGAGAAATAA
- the rsxC gene encoding electron transport complex subunit RsxC, producing the protein MSSPNLVIERIRQNKETGKLWDFPGGIHPMENKTQSNGKPIRRLNLPRFFYVPLVQHSGWAGELLVKVGDKVLKGQQLTKGDDYRQLPVHSPTSGRVIGIEPYPSAHPSGLPEMTVIIETDGKDEWGERQPIEDFLTLTSDQIIQKIYQYGIAGLGGAVFPTASKLNFADKRCKLLVINGAECEPYITCDDRLMQDYTHDIIEGIRILRYVLRPEEVVIAVEDNKPEAINALEKALKGSNDMFVRTIPTKYPSGASDQLVQVLTGLEIPSGKRTIEMGIVMHNIGTAFAVKRAIIDGEPLIERVVTLTGDKIRNKGNVWARLGTPIQHLLEQVDYQADKRFPVFFGGPMMGFILPSLQAPITKTANCLIAPDHFEYAPPEPERACIRCSSCSDACPVGLLPQQLYWFARSEDHDKSKEYRLDACIECGVCAYVCPSYIPLIQYFRQEKAKIHEVEEKARKAEEAKQRFEAREARLQKEKEARTARITQAAEKRREEVANAGGIDPVKAALERLKAKKAESVEQPTASPVQAKANGEPDNSDLMAQRKARRAAKLAEQEAQAVENIENFAKSDNRDEIVGANSNSSETAVEDPRKAAVAAALARAKAKKTAQQAVENSKNFAKSDNENKTVGGNGNSPETVIEDPRKAAVAAALARAKAKKTAQQAVEKSENFAKSDNENETVRANGNSSETAVEDPRKAAVAAAIARAKAKKAAQQEKNNAQ; encoded by the coding sequence ATGAGCAGTCCTAATTTAGTGATTGAGCGAATCCGCCAAAATAAAGAAACCGGAAAATTATGGGATTTCCCGGGTGGTATTCACCCTATGGAAAATAAAACCCAATCGAATGGCAAGCCTATTCGCCGCTTAAATTTACCTCGCTTTTTCTATGTGCCGCTGGTGCAGCATTCCGGTTGGGCGGGTGAGCTATTGGTTAAAGTAGGGGATAAAGTCTTAAAAGGTCAGCAACTTACGAAAGGTGATGATTATCGTCAATTGCCGGTGCATAGTCCGACCTCCGGTAGAGTTATCGGGATTGAGCCTTACCCTTCTGCACATCCCTCCGGGTTGCCGGAAATGACGGTTATTATTGAAACCGACGGTAAAGATGAGTGGGGTGAACGTCAGCCGATTGAGGATTTTCTAACTTTAACAAGCGATCAAATTATTCAAAAAATTTACCAATACGGTATTGCGGGGTTGGGCGGTGCGGTATTTCCAACGGCCTCAAAACTAAATTTTGCCGATAAACGTTGTAAGTTACTGGTAATCAATGGGGCAGAATGTGAGCCATATATAACCTGTGATGATCGCTTAATGCAAGATTACACCCACGATATAATCGAGGGTATCCGCATTTTACGCTATGTGCTACGCCCTGAGGAAGTTGTGATTGCGGTGGAAGATAATAAGCCTGAAGCCATCAATGCATTAGAAAAAGCATTAAAAGGCTCAAACGACATGTTTGTGCGAACGATTCCGACAAAATATCCATCGGGTGCTTCGGATCAACTGGTGCAAGTGCTGACAGGGCTGGAAATCCCTTCCGGCAAGCGAACTATTGAAATGGGCATTGTAATGCACAATATCGGTACCGCATTTGCAGTAAAACGGGCGATTATTGATGGTGAACCGTTAATTGAACGGGTAGTAACGCTTACCGGCGATAAAATCCGTAATAAAGGCAATGTGTGGGCAAGATTAGGGACACCAATTCAGCACTTATTGGAACAGGTTGATTACCAAGCAGACAAGCGCTTCCCGGTCTTTTTTGGTGGACCGATGATGGGCTTTATTCTGCCCTCTTTGCAGGCTCCGATCACCAAAACAGCTAACTGTTTAATCGCGCCGGATCATTTTGAATACGCACCACCGGAGCCGGAACGAGCTTGTATCCGTTGTTCGAGCTGCTCAGATGCCTGCCCGGTTGGATTATTACCGCAGCAACTTTATTGGTTTGCCCGTTCGGAAGATCACGATAAATCCAAAGAATACCGCCTAGATGCCTGTATTGAATGCGGTGTTTGTGCTTATGTTTGCCCAAGTTACATTCCGCTGATTCAATATTTTCGCCAAGAAAAAGCGAAAATTCATGAAGTGGAAGAAAAAGCCCGTAAAGCAGAGGAAGCCAAACAGCGTTTTGAAGCCCGAGAGGCTCGTTTACAAAAAGAAAAAGAGGCTCGTACCGCACGTATTACTCAAGCTGCTGAGAAACGCCGAGAAGAAGTAGCAAATGCCGGCGGAATTGATCCAGTTAAAGCCGCTCTTGAACGTCTGAAAGCGAAAAAAGCCGAAAGTGTGGAACAACCAACCGCATCACCTGTTCAAGCTAAAGCGAATGGCGAGCCGGACAACAGTGATTTAATGGCACAACGTAAGGCCCGCCGTGCCGCAAAATTGGCGGAGCAAGAGGCACAAGCGGTCGAAAATATCGAAAATTTTGCAAAATCAGATAACAGAGACGAAATTGTAGGGGCGAATAGCAACTCGTCCGAAACAGCAGTTGAAGACCCGCGTAAAGCCGCTGTCGCCGCAGCATTAGCCCGAGCAAAAGCCAAAAAAACTGCTCAACAAGCGGTCGAAAATAGCAAGAATTTTGCAAAATCGGATAATGAAAATAAAACCGTAGGGGGGAATGGCAATTCGCCCGAAACAGTAATCGAAGACCCACGCAAAGCAGCAGTTGCTGCTGCATTGGCTCGTGCAAAAGCCAAAAAAACTGCTCAACAAGCGGTCGAAAAAAGCGAGAATTTTGCAAAATCGGATAATGAAAATGAAACTGTAAGGGCGAATGGCAATTCGTCCGAAACGGCAGTTGAAGACCCGCGCAAAGCTGCTGTTGCGGCAGCTATAGCTCGAGCCAAAGCGAAAAAGGCGGCTCAACAGGAGAAGAATAATGCTCAGTAG
- the tdeA gene encoding toxin/drug exporter TdeA, with the protein MKLSKLAFSVVLALAVSACTTGNMSRDGSLQKATDTYQSYEEITKQYQINEQWWQGYRDTELDRIVDLAIKNNLDLAKSGIAVNKALYNANLVGAALVPTFSASSTVSAAKGIGSTSNNISTGVSNTAAQAAFNLSYTIDLWQRLADTASAAEWTHKATIEDLKATRLSIINSVVTTYYNLAYYHDAIRLTEDSIRDYERISRILNNKLNAGVIDRLAVDQAQQAVLNARNNVVKLRTEQKVAEQTLRNLLNIQPNTPLNIRYPNIMNVKLQDIDLNVPVSAIANRPDVVGALQRLQSAFKTLTAAEKSWFPTLTIGGSITGSAKNLGNLADNPVGNGLIKLDLPFLDWNRVKNNVKISETDYVTARLNYEQKITSALNEIDRYYYSYTQAKSTLKTLQDTHEHDKRISSYYKNRYEQGISEFRDWITSMNTARNSQLAILNAKYAILANENAVYQAMAGKYRK; encoded by the coding sequence ATGAAACTCTCTAAATTAGCATTCTCCGTAGTACTTGCACTAGCAGTTAGTGCTTGTACAACCGGGAATATGAGTCGTGATGGTTCGTTGCAAAAAGCAACAGATACCTATCAAAGTTATGAAGAAATCACCAAACAATATCAAATCAATGAACAATGGTGGCAAGGTTATCGTGATACAGAATTAGATCGTATTGTTGATCTCGCGATTAAAAATAACCTTGATTTGGCAAAAAGTGGTATTGCGGTTAATAAGGCACTTTATAATGCCAATTTGGTTGGGGCTGCATTAGTTCCTACTTTTAGTGCTTCTAGCACAGTGTCTGCGGCTAAAGGTATAGGTTCAACTTCAAATAATATTTCAACCGGTGTTTCAAACACTGCAGCTCAAGCTGCATTTAATTTGAGTTATACCATTGATTTATGGCAGCGTTTGGCGGATACCGCGAGTGCAGCTGAGTGGACTCATAAAGCAACGATTGAAGATTTAAAAGCGACTCGTTTGTCGATTATTAACTCTGTTGTGACGACTTACTATAATTTGGCTTATTACCATGATGCTATTCGTCTTACGGAAGATAGTATTAGAGATTATGAGCGAATCAGTCGTATTTTAAATAATAAATTAAATGCAGGTGTTATCGACCGTTTAGCGGTGGATCAAGCTCAACAAGCCGTATTAAATGCACGAAATAATGTGGTTAAATTACGTACTGAGCAAAAAGTGGCAGAACAGACATTGCGGAATTTGTTAAATATTCAGCCAAACACACCGCTTAATATTCGTTATCCGAATATTATGAATGTGAAATTACAAGATATTGATTTAAATGTGCCGGTTTCAGCTATTGCAAATCGTCCGGATGTGGTTGGGGCATTACAACGTTTACAAAGTGCGTTTAAAACCTTAACCGCAGCGGAGAAAAGTTGGTTCCCAACCTTAACTATTGGTGGTTCAATTACAGGTAGTGCGAAAAATTTAGGTAACTTGGCGGATAATCCTGTAGGTAATGGTCTTATTAAATTGGATTTACCTTTCTTAGATTGGAATCGTGTCAAGAATAATGTAAAAATCTCAGAAACTGATTATGTTACAGCTCGTTTAAATTATGAGCAGAAAATTACCTCAGCATTAAATGAGATTGATCGTTATTATTACAGCTACACACAAGCAAAAAGCACATTAAAAACCTTGCAAGATACTCATGAGCATGACAAACGTATCAGTTCATACTATAAAAATCGCTATGAGCAAGGAATTTCCGAATTCCGTGATTGGATTACATCAATGAACACCGCACGTAACTCGCAGCTTGCTATTTTAAATGCAAAATATGCGATTCTTGCTAATGAGAATGCTGTTTACCAAGCTATGGCCGGTAAATATAGAAAATAG
- the rsxG gene encoding electron transport complex subunit RsxG, whose protein sequence is MNTSKITLKYALILGVIALLCTAVSTGVYLLTKGKIDDVTAMQQRKLLEEVVPRTHFDNDVLATCKVVKLEHAPYLNRLYLAKKSENLTAYLIQGTAPDGYSGNIVLLMGIQPNGNVLGVRTLEHKETPGLGDKIETRISNWILSFTNKFFSLENEADWNVKKDGGQFDQFTGATITPRAVVNNVRQSAKWVITELAQNPAMLEQFQSCK, encoded by the coding sequence ATGAATACCTCAAAAATTACTTTGAAATATGCCTTAATTTTAGGTGTAATTGCGTTGCTTTGTACGGCGGTTTCTACCGGTGTGTATTTGCTCACAAAAGGCAAAATTGATGATGTTACCGCAATGCAGCAACGTAAGTTATTAGAAGAAGTTGTGCCGAGAACACATTTTGATAATGATGTGTTAGCTACTTGTAAAGTGGTTAAGTTAGAGCATGCACCTTATTTAAATCGTCTTTATCTTGCAAAAAAATCGGAAAATTTAACCGCTTACCTTATTCAAGGCACGGCCCCTGATGGTTATTCAGGCAATATTGTGCTGTTAATGGGGATTCAACCAAATGGCAATGTATTAGGTGTTCGCACCCTTGAGCATAAAGAAACACCGGGCTTAGGCGATAAAATTGAGACCCGTATTTCAAATTGGATTTTATCTTTTACCAATAAATTCTTTAGTTTGGAAAATGAAGCCGATTGGAATGTCAAAAAAGATGGTGGACAATTTGATCAATTTACCGGGGCGACTATTACTCCTCGTGCGGTGGTGAATAACGTTCGCCAAAGTGCGAAATGGGTGATTACTGAATTAGCACAAAATCCGGCAATGCTTGAGCAATTTCAATCTTGTAAATAA
- the lpxM gene encoding lauroyl-Kdo(2)-lipid IV(A) myristoyltransferase (LpxM is lauroyl-Kdo(2)-lipid IV(A) myristoyltransferase, an enzyme characterized in Escherichia coli and involved in biosynthesis of the form of lipid A found in that species and some closely related species.) codes for MTRITAQDGYTHKFLWSFLHPRYWGVWLGVFGLVILAYVPARLRDKFSGWIGKIAYQYLRKKNKKGYHRAKVNLRYCFPHWDEQKREEVIERMFVTVAQTMLAIGETAIRPVSYLQKRCEFSGFEYVVKAKESGKNVIMLVPHTWSIDMAGVAMFSLGYPMTSMYNPHRNALVDWLWNVTRERLGGRMHTRQNGIKAFLADVRKGDVGYFLPDEDFGEELSVYVDFFATEKATLPGLNKMARVANAEVIPMFSIYNAEKAVYEMEILPPLEFSGDAEQSAREMNRVIEYFVEKNPEQYVWILRLLKTRRNGEDIYAN; via the coding sequence ATGACACGAATTACCGCCCAAGACGGCTATACACACAAATTCTTATGGTCTTTTCTGCACCCGAGATATTGGGGGGTGTGGTTAGGGGTGTTTGGATTGGTGATTTTAGCCTATGTGCCGGCTCGTTTGCGGGATAAGTTTTCCGGTTGGATTGGTAAAATTGCTTACCAATATCTTAGAAAGAAGAATAAAAAAGGCTATCATCGAGCAAAAGTGAATTTGCGTTACTGCTTTCCTCATTGGGATGAGCAAAAACGGGAAGAAGTGATTGAACGGATGTTTGTTACTGTGGCGCAAACCATGCTTGCCATTGGTGAAACCGCTATTCGCCCTGTTTCTTATTTACAAAAACGCTGCGAGTTTTCAGGCTTTGAGTATGTGGTTAAAGCGAAAGAAAGCGGGAAAAACGTAATTATGCTTGTACCACATACGTGGTCGATTGATATGGCAGGCGTTGCAATGTTCTCTTTAGGTTACCCTATGACTTCCATGTACAATCCACACCGCAATGCGCTAGTTGATTGGCTATGGAATGTTACTCGTGAGCGTTTAGGTGGGCGAATGCACACTCGCCAAAATGGCATTAAAGCATTTTTGGCAGATGTGCGTAAAGGTGATGTCGGTTATTTTTTGCCAGATGAAGATTTTGGCGAAGAGTTAAGCGTTTATGTGGATTTTTTTGCAACCGAAAAAGCGACTTTGCCGGGCTTAAATAAAATGGCGAGGGTGGCGAATGCGGAGGTAATCCCAATGTTTTCCATTTACAATGCCGAAAAAGCAGTTTATGAAATGGAAATTCTCCCTCCGCTTGAGTTTTCTGGCGATGCTGAACAATCGGCTCGTGAAATGAACCGAGTGATTGAATATTTTGTTGAGAAAAATCCAGAACAATATGTTTGGATTTTACGTTTGCTTAAAACCAGACGTAATGGGGAAGATATTTACGCAAATTAA
- the gmk gene encoding guanylate kinase — MSLGHLYIISAPSGAGKSSLINALLADLPRSEVQLSISHTTRQPRPAEEDGVHYYFTTYDEFRRLIEKGHFLEWAEVFGNYYGTSLPMIERSLEQGIDVFLDIDWQGARQIREKVPNVKTIFILPPSKAELEKRLIGRGQDSTETIAKRMAEAVSEMSHYDEFDYVIINDDFKQALAELKSILMAERLCLKSQKIRYQNLIGELLNN, encoded by the coding sequence ATGAGTTTAGGTCATCTTTATATTATTTCAGCACCGAGTGGCGCAGGAAAATCATCATTAATTAATGCATTATTGGCAGATTTACCCCGCTCTGAAGTTCAACTCTCTATTTCTCACACAACACGTCAACCTCGCCCTGCAGAAGAAGATGGTGTGCATTATTATTTTACAACCTATGATGAGTTTAGGCGTTTAATTGAGAAAGGGCATTTTTTAGAATGGGCGGAGGTGTTTGGTAATTACTATGGTACTTCATTGCCAATGATTGAACGTAGCCTTGAACAAGGTATAGATGTCTTTTTAGATATTGATTGGCAAGGCGCACGTCAAATTCGTGAAAAAGTGCCGAATGTGAAAACTATCTTTATTTTACCGCCTTCAAAAGCGGAATTAGAAAAACGATTAATTGGGCGTGGACAAGATTCGACAGAAACCATTGCAAAGAGGATGGCGGAAGCTGTGTCAGAAATGAGCCATTATGATGAGTTTGATTATGTAATTATTAACGATGATTTTAAGCAGGCTTTAGCTGAATTGAAATCGATTTTAATGGCAGAGCGTTTGTGCTTAAAGAGTCAGAAAATTCGCTATCAAAATCTGATTGGTGAACTGCTAAATAATTAA